From a single Amphiprion ocellaris isolate individual 3 ecotype Okinawa chromosome 18, ASM2253959v1, whole genome shotgun sequence genomic region:
- the LOC111586898 gene encoding verrucotoxin subunit beta-like — protein sequence MLGECWRRSLSACSRIKETTKHRETSHHNQKLQLDDYKTQPICTTSPAGTNMASDTMTVAALSRPFALGMFYDAVKDELIPGLTLWDAKTLKDNTVENSQHSSNFYISTSDTTQSKSSLLNIEASLKASFLAGLVEVEGSAKYLNDQKKFKNQSRVTFQYKATTNFKQLNMADLGTLDKEQQSIIKRSSATHVVTGILYGANAFFVFDSEKVEADSVQEMEGSMRALIKKIPAFDVEGKVDLKLTDEEKALTQKFSCKFYGDFILESNPSTFEEAVNTYVGLPKLLGEKGENSVPLTVWLVPLKYLDPEVPELINEISIGLVIEIEDVLDDLRRMEARCNDSLVEGVVGDFPCLQEGLTRFQKLCGYYRADLQKTMVKILPSIREGKEDESSLRRIIEEREKSPFSHEKLSKWLDCKEREVNVVWACVEIIPDIKIVANQTELEREVLAPGADYSFCFVFTSLETADPCLDDMRNYLDGEKSGSSEPTYISDDVIKQMKDKAHTFKKAEIFKLPNVKFLVAAILNKKFPGASVYEYKAGILINEN from the exons ATGCTGGGGGAGTGTTGGAGGAGGAGTCTGTCGGCATGCAGCAGGAtaaaagaaaccacaaaacatCGAGAAACATCACATCACAACCAGAAGCTCCAGTTGGACGACTACAAGACTCAACCGATCTGCACAACTTCACCAG CAGGAACAAACATGGCCTCAGATACCATGACGGTGGCGGCTCTTAGTCGACCTTTCGCTCTCGGGATGTTCTACGATGCTGTGAAAGACGAACTGATTCCAG gTCTCACACTATGGGATGCCAAAACTCTAAAAGACAACACAGTTGAGAACTCTCAGCATAGCAGTAACTTTTACATTTCTACCTCCGACACCACTCAGTCCAAGTCCTCTCTGCTGAATATTGAGGCTTCTTTGAAAGCCAGTTTCTTGGCTGGACTGGTGGAAGTCGAAGGATCCGCCAAGTATCTGAACGATCAGAAGAAGTTCAAGAATCAGAGCAGAGTGACTTTTCAGTACAAAGCCACCACCAACTTCAAACAACTGAACATGGCTGACCTCGGCACTCTGGACAAAGAGCAGCAAAGTATTATTAAGAGAAGCTCGGCCACACATGTGGTCACCGGCATCCTTTATGGGGCGAatgctttctttgtgtttgacaGCGAGAAGGTAGAAGCTGATAGCGTTCAGGAAATGGAGGGCAGCATGCGAGCTTTGATAAAGAAGATTCCTGCTTTTGATGTTGAGGGGAAAGTTGACTTGAAGCtgactgatgaagaaaaagCCCTGACTCAGAAATTCTCTTGTAAATTCTACGGAGACTTCATCCTTGAAAGCAACCCTTCAACCTTCGAAGAGGCGGTGAACACTTATGTAGGACTGCCAAAGCTGCTGGgagaaaaaggggaaaactcTGTTCCACTGACGGTCTGGCTGGTGCCGCTGAAGTATTTGGATCCTGAagttcctgagctgataaacgAGATCAGCATCGGGTTGGTGATTGAAATTGAAGATGTCCTGGATGACCTGAGGCGGATGGAAGCCAGATGCAATGATTCCCTGGTCGAGGGAGTGGTGGGGGATTTTCCATGTCTTCAAGAAGGGTTGACACGTTTCCAAAAGCTGTGCGGTTATTACAGAGCTGATCTCCAGAAGACCATGGTGAAGATCCTACCATCCATCCGTGAAGGCAAAGAGGACGAGAGCTCGCTGAGACGAATCattgaggagagagaaaaatcaCCGTTCAGTCATGAAAAACTAAGCAAGTGGCTGGACTGCAAAGAGAGGGAGGTCAATGTAGTCTGGGCTTGTGTGGAGATAATACCAGACATAAAGATTGTCGCAAATCAGACGGAGCTGGAAAGAGAGGTTCTCGCACCTGGTGCAGATTACAGTTTCTGCTTCGTTTTCACCTCTCTGGAAACTGCTGACCCCTGCCTGGACGACATGAGAAACTACCTGGATGGAGAGAAGTCAGGAAGCTCAGAGCCGACGTACATCTCAGATGATGTTATCAAGCAAATGAAAGACAAGGCTCATACTTTCAAAAAGGCTGAAATTTTTAAACTTCCAAATGTTAAATTCCTTGTAGCAGCCATCTTAAACAAGAAGTTCCCAGGAGCATCCGTCTACGAATACAAGGCAGGTATTCTGATCAATGAAAACTGA